The following coding sequences lie in one Eschrichtius robustus isolate mEscRob2 chromosome 10, mEscRob2.pri, whole genome shotgun sequence genomic window:
- the MSMP gene encoding prostate-associated microseminoprotein, producing MALWMLWAGQAKGTLGGWGITCLVISLLLQHPGVHSKCYFQAQAPCHHEGKYFTLGESWLRKDCFHCTCLHPVGVGCCDTSQHPIDFPAGCEVRQEAGTCQFSLVQKSDPQLPCKGGGPDPEWGSANTPIPAAPAPHSS from the exons ATGGCCTTATGGATGCTCTGGGCTGGACAAGCTAAGGGGACCCTGGGCGGCTGGGGGATCACCTGCTTGGTGATATCTCTGCTCCTCCAGCACCCAGGAGTCCACAGCAAGTGCTACTTCCAAGCTCAAG CGCCCTGCCACCATGAAGGGAAATATTTCACCCTGGGCGAGTCTTGGCTCCGCAAGGACTGTTTCCACTGCACCTGTCTGCATCCCGTCGGTGTGGGCTGCTGTGACAC GTCCCAGCATCCTATCGACTTCCCCGCTGGGTGTGAGGTACGTCAGGAGGCAGGAACGTGCCAGTTCTCCCTGGTGCAAAAATCTGACCCTCAGCTGCCCTGCAAAGGGGGAGGGCCCGACCCAGAGTGGGGCTCAGCTAACACCCCTATTCCTGCGGCTCCTGCTCCCCACTCCAGCTAA